A genomic stretch from Haloferax sp. Atlit-12N includes:
- a CDS encoding mannose-1-phosphate guanylyltransferase, protein MDRPLVALVLAGGTGTRLYPASRSDRPKQFLPLGGERSLLAETVARADFADHVVVSTRPEFADDVADHAPDAEVVVEPAAKDTGPALVYATHRIAKLYDDPVVVVLPSDHHVGDGFAEAMTRGARVAADTDTLVAFGVEPTRPDTGYGYIEPGADRGDYRDLAAFHEKPDAETAARYVEQGYLWNAGMFAWTPDALFSAAHDSSLAPLLEALDDGDTDAGFEAVDDVSIDYAVMERAADAAVVPVHFEWDDLGSWDALERIVAADEDGNVALGDDPVFVDAADNVVATDGANVSLVGVSDLAVVAWDDRVLVVPKEQAQKVRDAVSVLRDRDAF, encoded by the coding sequence ATGGACCGACCACTCGTCGCGCTCGTCCTCGCCGGCGGCACCGGCACCCGCCTGTACCCCGCGAGCCGGAGCGACCGGCCCAAACAGTTCCTCCCGCTCGGCGGCGAGCGCTCCCTCCTCGCCGAGACCGTTGCCCGCGCCGACTTCGCCGACCATGTCGTCGTCTCGACGCGCCCAGAGTTCGCGGACGACGTCGCCGACCACGCGCCCGACGCCGAGGTCGTGGTCGAACCCGCGGCCAAGGACACCGGCCCGGCGCTCGTCTACGCGACCCACCGAATCGCCAAGTTGTACGACGACCCGGTCGTCGTCGTCCTCCCGAGCGACCACCACGTCGGCGACGGCTTCGCCGAAGCGATGACCCGCGGCGCGCGCGTCGCCGCCGACACCGACACCCTCGTCGCGTTCGGAGTCGAACCGACCCGCCCGGACACCGGCTACGGCTACATCGAACCCGGCGCTGACCGCGGCGACTACCGCGACCTCGCCGCGTTCCACGAGAAGCCGGACGCCGAGACGGCCGCCCGCTACGTCGAGCAGGGCTATCTCTGGAACGCCGGGATGTTCGCGTGGACGCCCGACGCGCTGTTTTCGGCCGCGCACGACTCGTCGCTCGCTCCCCTCCTCGAGGCCCTCGACGACGGCGACACGGACGCCGGCTTCGAGGCAGTCGATGACGTCAGCATCGACTACGCGGTGATGGAGCGCGCCGCCGACGCGGCGGTCGTCCCGGTCCACTTCGAGTGGGACGACCTCGGCTCGTGGGACGCCCTCGAACGAATCGTCGCCGCCGACGAGGACGGCAACGTCGCGCTCGGGGACGACCCGGTGTTCGTCGACGCCGCGGACAACGTGGTCGCCACCGACGGCGCGAACGTCTCGCTCGTCGGCGTCTCTGACCTCGCGGTCGTTGCGTGGGACGACCGCGTGCTCGTCGTGCCGAAAGAACAAGCGCAGAAAGTCCGCGACGCGGTCTCGGTTCTCCGCGACCGCGACGCGTTCTGA
- a CDS encoding SDR family oxidoreductase — protein MDLGLDGDTVVVTASSAGLGRASAAALADEGANVVVCGRDPERLAATESELGDLDGDVLGVETDITSKRDVESLVEAAVEEFGGVDHVVTSAGGVPPGGFADLTEQEWYGAFDMLVMSAVWTVRAARPHLEASDAGTITCITSTSVREVIDDLILSNAVRRGVIGLVKSLSRELAPGVRVNAVLPGAHETSRIEELVEAAVERGDHDTYEEGLDSWSDGIPLGRVGDPRELGDVVAFLASDRASFVTGACVPVDGGRLRSA, from the coding sequence ATGGACCTTGGACTCGACGGCGACACGGTCGTCGTCACGGCGAGTTCGGCCGGCCTCGGGCGCGCAAGCGCCGCGGCGCTGGCCGACGAAGGAGCGAACGTCGTCGTCTGCGGGCGCGACCCCGAGCGCCTCGCGGCGACCGAATCGGAACTGGGCGACCTCGACGGCGACGTGCTCGGCGTCGAGACCGACATCACGAGCAAGCGCGACGTCGAGTCGCTGGTCGAGGCGGCCGTCGAGGAGTTCGGCGGCGTCGACCACGTCGTCACCTCGGCCGGCGGCGTACCGCCAGGCGGCTTCGCCGACCTGACCGAACAGGAGTGGTACGGCGCGTTCGACATGCTCGTCATGAGCGCCGTCTGGACCGTGCGAGCGGCGCGGCCGCACCTCGAAGCGAGCGACGCGGGCACGATTACCTGCATCACCTCCACCTCTGTCAGGGAGGTCATCGACGACCTCATCCTCTCGAACGCGGTCCGCCGCGGCGTCATCGGCCTCGTGAAGTCGCTGTCGCGCGAACTCGCACCGGGCGTGCGGGTGAACGCGGTGCTGCCGGGCGCACACGAGACGAGTCGCATCGAGGAACTGGTCGAGGCGGCCGTCGAGCGCGGCGACCACGACACCTACGAGGAGGGCCTCGACTCGTGGTCCGACGGGATTCCGCTGGGCCGCGTCGGCGACCCGCGCGAACTCGGCGACGTGGTCGCGTTCCTCGCCAGCGACCGCGCGAGTTTCGTCACCGGGGCCTGTGTCCCGGTGGATGGCGGCCGACTGCGGAGCGCCTGA
- a CDS encoding TRAM domain-containing protein, whose product MSDCPLADDCPSFSERIAGMGCQYYGDRGGAEWCDHYERPIYELKQQPVKPGEEVIVTVEDIHESGAGVGRTEDGFIVFVDGLLPDARAIVRIDRVKGSHARAKKIVERLPLDPEAEDVDSGSGAGSDADADEETGADTKSKGSGRDGPKRPEALGSRDNFWGE is encoded by the coding sequence ATGTCCGACTGTCCACTCGCGGACGACTGCCCGAGCTTCTCAGAACGAATCGCGGGCATGGGGTGCCAGTACTACGGCGACCGCGGCGGCGCGGAGTGGTGCGACCACTACGAGCGCCCCATCTACGAGCTTAAACAGCAGCCCGTGAAGCCGGGCGAGGAGGTCATCGTCACCGTCGAGGACATCCACGAGAGCGGTGCGGGAGTCGGCCGGACCGAAGACGGCTTCATCGTCTTCGTGGACGGGCTCCTGCCGGACGCGCGCGCCATCGTCCGCATCGACCGGGTGAAGGGGAGCCACGCCCGCGCGAAGAAAATCGTCGAGCGCCTGCCGCTCGACCCCGAGGCCGAAGACGTAGATTCGGGCTCGGGCGCGGGCTCGGACGCGGACGCGGACGAGGAGACCGGAGCCGACACCAAGTCCAAGGGGAGCGGTCGCGACGGCCCGAAGCGTCCCGAGGCGCTCGGGAGCCGAGACAACTTCTGGGGCGAGTAA
- a CDS encoding cupin domain-containing protein: protein MSDSRPEPVVKRSADIEYEAVGAADGMSKGVLVSEADGAPNFAIRRFVLDPGATVPKHTNEVEHEQYVLSGRYVVGIGDEEYEVEAGDSLLIPAGVVHWYRNESDEEGAFLCAVPNGDDAIELADDADA, encoded by the coding sequence ATGAGCGATTCCCGACCGGAGCCGGTGGTCAAGCGGAGCGCGGACATCGAGTACGAGGCGGTCGGCGCGGCCGACGGGATGTCGAAAGGCGTCCTCGTCTCCGAGGCCGACGGCGCGCCGAACTTCGCCATCCGGCGGTTCGTCCTCGACCCCGGCGCGACGGTGCCGAAACACACCAACGAGGTCGAACACGAGCAGTACGTCCTCTCGGGGCGGTACGTCGTCGGCATCGGCGACGAGGAGTACGAGGTCGAAGCCGGCGACTCGCTTTTGATTCCCGCCGGCGTCGTCCACTGGTACCGAAACGAGTCCGACGAGGAGGGGGCGTTTCTCTGTGCGGTCCCCAACGGCGACGACGCTATCGAACTCGCCGACGACGCCGACGCCTGA
- a CDS encoding Tfx family DNA-binding protein produces MSDAGRDDETVPDVDELLDRAGFDPETSVLTRRQAEVLALRERDVRQSTIADSLGTSRANVSSIEASARANVEKARETVTFVDALTAPVRVEVPAGSDLYDVPKQVYDACDEAGVKVNQTAPDLMKIVSDAAGDAVEGREIKEQLFVGVTSDGRVRVRRHADGV; encoded by the coding sequence ATGAGCGACGCCGGACGCGACGACGAGACGGTCCCCGACGTAGACGAACTCCTCGATAGAGCCGGGTTCGACCCGGAGACGAGCGTCCTCACCCGGAGGCAAGCGGAGGTGCTCGCGCTGCGCGAGCGGGACGTCCGCCAGTCGACTATCGCCGACTCCCTCGGCACCTCGCGGGCGAACGTCTCCAGCATCGAAGCCAGCGCCCGCGCCAACGTCGAGAAGGCCCGCGAGACGGTGACGTTCGTGGACGCGCTCACCGCGCCGGTCCGCGTCGAGGTCCCCGCGGGAAGCGACCTCTACGACGTTCCCAAGCAGGTGTACGACGCCTGCGACGAGGCGGGCGTGAAGGTGAACCAGACCGCGCCGGACCTGATGAAAATCGTCTCCGACGCCGCCGGCGACGCGGTGGAGGGGCGGGAAATCAAAGAACAGCTCTTCGTCGGCGTCACGAGCGACGGTCGGGTTCGGGTCCGCCGGCACGCCGACGGAGTCTGA
- a CDS encoding replication factor A (Replication protein A protects and stabilize the intermediate ssDNA that is generated by the unwinding action of a DNA helicase at the replication fork. In addition, SSBs prevent the formation of secondary structures by single-stranded template DNA.) — translation MTDLRTHAAEIADQFSDHLDVSADEVEERLESLVSEYRVPVDEARRSVVNSYLDEAGIERDELAGGSGGNEQTLLNDIDQDEQWVDVRAKVVELWEPRSESIAQVGLLGDDSGRMKFVSFTTSELPELEEGKSYALGNVVTDEYQGNFSVKLNRTTSITELDEEIEVGDDSTSVEGALVDIQSGSGLIKRCPGEGCTRVLQNGRCSEHGSVEGEFDLRIKAVVDDGEEVHEVIFNREMTEELTGIELDEAKQMAMDALDTTIVEEEMRGDLVGFYYRVTGPTLGRYVLANEVERLSEPADAEELLIKARSM, via the coding sequence ATGACTGATTTGCGAACCCACGCGGCTGAGATAGCCGACCAGTTCTCGGACCACCTAGACGTGTCCGCGGACGAAGTCGAAGAACGATTAGAGAGCCTCGTCAGCGAGTACCGTGTCCCCGTCGACGAAGCGCGGCGGAGCGTCGTCAACAGTTACCTCGACGAGGCCGGCATCGAGCGCGACGAGCTCGCCGGCGGCTCCGGCGGGAACGAACAGACCCTGCTCAACGACATCGACCAAGACGAGCAGTGGGTCGACGTCCGCGCGAAGGTCGTCGAACTCTGGGAACCCCGGAGCGAGTCCATCGCGCAGGTCGGCCTGCTCGGCGACGACTCCGGGCGGATGAAGTTCGTCTCGTTCACCACGTCCGAACTCCCTGAACTCGAAGAAGGGAAGTCGTACGCGCTCGGCAACGTCGTCACCGACGAGTACCAGGGCAACTTCTCCGTGAAGCTCAACCGGACGACGAGCATCACCGAACTCGACGAAGAGATCGAAGTCGGCGACGACTCGACCAGCGTCGAGGGCGCGCTCGTGGACATCCAGTCCGGAAGCGGCCTCATCAAGCGCTGTCCCGGGGAGGGCTGTACGCGCGTCCTCCAGAACGGGCGCTGTTCCGAACACGGTAGCGTCGAAGGCGAGTTCGACCTCCGCATCAAGGCCGTCGTCGACGACGGCGAGGAGGTCCACGAAGTCATCTTCAACCGCGAGATGACGGAGGAGCTGACCGGTATCGAACTGGACGAAGCAAAGCAGATGGCCATGGATGCCCTCGACACCACCATCGTCGAAGAGGAGATGCGCGGTGACCTCGTGGGGTTCTACTACCGCGTCACCGGCCCGACGCTGGGTCGGTACGTGCTCGCCAACGAAGTCGAACGGCTGAGCGAGCCAGCGGACGCAGAAGAACTGCTCATCAAAGCGAGGTCGATGTAA
- a CDS encoding RPA family protein — protein sequence MSSNEIPTREVARRVFAQEFNDAGYTFKESDDERAPVYLLLPTGESANRVFLVGTLTEKEDVGEDNEYWRGRIVDPTGTFFVYAGQYQPEAASALRDLDAPAYVAVVGKPRTYETDDGSINVSVRPESITEVDAATRDRWVTETADKTLDRIAAFDDEGNEYARMAREHYDLDPEEYKRAAIAALESLEQADELSA from the coding sequence ATGAGTTCCAACGAAATCCCCACCCGAGAGGTCGCCCGGCGCGTCTTCGCACAGGAGTTCAACGACGCCGGTTACACGTTCAAAGAGTCCGACGACGAGCGCGCGCCCGTCTATCTGCTGCTCCCGACGGGAGAGAGCGCGAACCGCGTCTTCCTCGTCGGCACGCTGACCGAGAAGGAAGACGTCGGCGAGGACAACGAGTACTGGCGCGGTCGCATCGTCGACCCGACGGGGACGTTCTTCGTCTACGCCGGCCAGTACCAGCCCGAGGCCGCCAGCGCCCTGCGCGACCTCGACGCGCCCGCCTACGTCGCGGTCGTCGGCAAGCCGCGAACGTACGAGACCGACGACGGAAGCATCAACGTCTCCGTCCGCCCCGAGTCCATCACCGAGGTCGACGCGGCCACGCGCGACCGCTGGGTGACCGAGACCGCCGACAAGACACTCGACCGCATCGCGGCGTTCGACGACGAGGGCAACGAGTACGCGCGGATGGCCCGCGAGCACTACGACCTCGACCCCGAGGAGTACAAACGCGCCGCCATCGCCGCGCTCGAAAGCCTCGAACAGGCCGACGAACTCAGCGCGTAA
- a CDS encoding DEAD/DEAH box helicase, whose product MSKQVTRVDTLFLHQTGDDYLVVARRDGKRVLRGKLELKETNAGPRPLRFLVTRKGDDSPRDPSQFVELARSAARIRISQQTPKDGRDELKEMLDGYQLEALTVRTCRRCAVNGRYSPITDDTAIKAEHEHICRDCAVQELEGELSFAGGLTQAAQERLEELLYETGDLTRITNLLQGELDPDLTKFDTISATTEDVELVETSTLDLHPNLKSMLTERFDTLLPVQSLAIDNGLLDGDDQLVVSATATGKTLVGELAGIDRMLNDDGKMLFLVPLVALANQKHEDFKERYGHLGKVTIRVGASRINDDGNRFDPNADVIVGTYEGIDHALRTGKDLGDIGTVVIDEVHTLKEEERGHRLDGMIARLKHYCEARAKRREGYGGAQWIYLSATVGNPKWLAQNLRANLVEYEDRPVPIERHVTFADGQEKPRIENRLVRQAFDSKSSKGYRGQTIIFTNSRRRCHEIARKMDYNAAAYHAGLDYGQRKRVERQFANQDLAAVVTTAALAAGVDFPASQVIFDTLAMGIEWLSVQEFSQMLGRAGRPDYHDKGVVYLLVEPDASYHNTMEMTEDEVAFKLLKGEMEEVRTVYDQSSAVEETLANIVVAGKKAKALNSRMLGEVPTTHAVGKLLEWGFIDGLDPTPLGLAVTRQFLSPREAFAILDGIRKGSSPYEIVADLELDEEGR is encoded by the coding sequence GTGTCTAAACAGGTCACCCGCGTCGACACGCTCTTTCTCCACCAGACGGGAGACGACTACCTCGTCGTCGCCCGCCGGGACGGAAAGCGGGTGCTCCGCGGCAAGCTCGAACTCAAAGAGACGAACGCGGGGCCTCGTCCCCTGCGCTTTCTGGTGACTCGAAAGGGAGACGACTCGCCGCGCGACCCGAGTCAGTTCGTCGAACTCGCCCGGTCGGCCGCCCGTATCCGCATCTCTCAGCAGACGCCGAAAGACGGCCGCGACGAGCTGAAAGAGATGCTCGACGGCTACCAGTTGGAGGCGCTGACGGTGCGGACCTGCCGCCGCTGTGCAGTCAACGGCCGGTACTCGCCCATCACCGACGATACGGCCATTAAGGCCGAACACGAGCACATCTGCCGCGACTGCGCCGTCCAAGAACTGGAGGGCGAACTCTCCTTCGCGGGCGGGCTCACGCAGGCGGCCCAAGAGCGCTTGGAGGAACTGCTCTACGAGACGGGCGACCTGACCCGCATCACGAACTTACTGCAGGGCGAGTTGGACCCCGACCTGACGAAGTTCGACACCATCAGCGCGACGACGGAGGACGTGGAACTGGTCGAGACGAGCACGCTCGACCTCCACCCGAACCTGAAGTCGATGCTGACCGAGCGCTTCGACACCCTGCTCCCCGTCCAGAGCCTCGCCATCGACAACGGACTGCTCGACGGCGACGACCAGCTCGTCGTGAGCGCGACGGCGACCGGGAAGACGCTCGTCGGCGAACTCGCCGGCATCGACCGGATGCTGAACGACGACGGGAAGATGCTGTTTCTCGTCCCGCTGGTCGCGCTCGCCAACCAGAAGCACGAGGACTTCAAGGAGCGCTACGGCCACCTCGGCAAGGTGACCATCCGCGTCGGCGCGAGCCGAATCAACGACGACGGCAACCGATTCGACCCGAACGCCGACGTCATCGTCGGCACCTACGAGGGCATCGACCACGCGCTCCGGACGGGCAAGGACCTCGGCGACATCGGCACGGTCGTCATCGACGAAGTCCACACCCTGAAAGAAGAGGAACGCGGGCACCGCCTCGACGGGATGATAGCCCGCCTCAAACACTACTGCGAGGCCCGCGCGAAGCGTCGTGAGGGGTACGGCGGCGCGCAGTGGATTTACCTCTCTGCGACCGTCGGCAACCCGAAGTGGCTCGCCCAGAACCTCCGGGCCAATCTCGTCGAGTACGAGGACCGCCCGGTCCCCATCGAGCGCCACGTCACCTTCGCCGATGGTCAAGAAAAGCCGCGCATCGAAAACCGCCTCGTGCGGCAGGCGTTCGACTCGAAGTCCTCGAAGGGCTACCGCGGCCAGACCATCATCTTCACCAACTCCCGGCGGCGGTGTCACGAAATCGCCCGGAAGATGGACTACAACGCCGCGGCGTACCACGCCGGACTGGACTACGGCCAGCGAAAGCGCGTGGAGCGACAGTTCGCCAATCAGGACCTCGCGGCCGTTGTGACGACCGCCGCGCTCGCCGCCGGCGTCGACTTCCCGGCGTCGCAGGTCATCTTCGACACGCTGGCGATGGGCATCGAATGGCTCTCCGTCCAGGAGTTTAGCCAGATGCTCGGCCGCGCTGGCCGCCCCGACTACCACGACAAGGGCGTCGTCTACCTACTCGTCGAACCCGATGCCAGCTATCACAACACGATGGAGATGACCGAAGACGAGGTCGCGTTCAAGCTCCTCAAAGGCGAGATGGAGGAGGTCCGGACGGTGTACGACCAGTCCTCGGCGGTCGAAGAGACGCTGGCGAACATCGTCGTCGCCGGCAAGAAGGCGAAGGCGCTCAACAGCCGGATGCTCGGCGAGGTGCCGACGACCCACGCGGTGGGGAAGCTTCTAGAGTGGGGCTTCATCGACGGCCTCGACCCGACACCGCTCGGCCTCGCCGTGACCCGGCAGTTCCTCTCGCCGAGAGAGGCGTTCGCCATCCTCGACGGCATCCGAAAGGGGTCGTCACCGTACGAAATCGTCGCCGACCTCGAACTCGACGAGGAAGGCCGGTAG
- a CDS encoding ribbon-helix-helix protein, CopG family, whose translation MGNKNKTISFRVNEDAFETLREIAEERDISLSAVFRDYVDTLVAHDGQVQVVPKHELEKLREGEDESFPPTVEVPKSFIREHERLELEAEHLREQLEEHKGYVNYLREQVENDHDDVEEVIQLEDLDTGDEPSFRLG comes from the coding sequence ATGGGCAACAAGAACAAGACCATCTCGTTTCGCGTCAACGAGGACGCGTTCGAGACCCTTCGGGAGATAGCCGAGGAGCGGGACATCTCCCTGTCCGCCGTCTTCCGCGACTACGTGGACACGTTAGTTGCCCACGACGGTCAGGTGCAGGTCGTCCCCAAACACGAACTCGAAAAGCTGCGCGAGGGCGAAGACGAGTCGTTCCCCCCGACCGTGGAAGTTCCCAAGAGCTTCATCCGCGAGCACGAGCGCCTCGAACTGGAGGCCGAACACCTCCGCGAGCAGCTCGAAGAGCACAAGGGCTACGTGAACTATCTGCGCGAGCAGGTCGAAAACGACCACGACGACGTCGAAGAGGTCATCCAACTGGAGGACCTCGACACGGGCGACGAGCCGTCGTTCCGCCTCGGCTAA
- a CDS encoding M50 family metallopeptidase, translated as MRGIRIGSAFGIPIKLDLTFLIVLPLFAWLIGSDVTNLALVVNDLFGSNIDGAAISAGSMQWVLGSAAAIGLFAGVLLHEFGHSLVAMRYGYEIESITLWLFGGVARFKEIPEDWKQEFTIAVAGPIVSVAIGVVSYVGFLLLPESQAPAQFVLGYLALVNVSLAVFNMLPGFPMDGGRVLRALLARNRPHAKATQMAAEVGKVFAFLLGLFGLFFNLFLVALAFFIYMGASGEAQQTVLKATFQDVVVRDIMTGRENLDVVDEKTSVAELLERMFVERHTGYPVLRNGDLVGMVTLDDARGVKEVERDAFRVDDIMSDELATITPDADAMDAIALMQERGVGRLPVVDEAGELVGLVSRSDLVTAFNIIRSRGSLDAMPRSDAGLAQLR; from the coding sequence ATGCGAGGAATCCGCATCGGTAGCGCCTTCGGCATCCCGATAAAGTTGGACCTCACGTTCCTCATCGTTCTCCCGCTTTTCGCGTGGCTCATCGGCTCGGACGTGACGAATCTCGCGCTCGTCGTCAACGACCTCTTCGGCTCGAACATCGACGGCGCGGCCATCTCCGCGGGGTCGATGCAGTGGGTGCTCGGGAGCGCGGCCGCTATCGGCCTGTTCGCCGGCGTCCTGCTGCACGAGTTCGGCCACTCGCTGGTCGCCATGCGCTACGGCTACGAAATCGAGTCTATCACGCTCTGGCTCTTCGGCGGCGTCGCCCGGTTCAAGGAGATTCCCGAGGACTGGAAACAGGAGTTCACCATCGCCGTCGCGGGTCCGATCGTCTCGGTCGCCATCGGCGTCGTCTCCTACGTCGGCTTCCTCTTGCTCCCCGAGTCGCAGGCTCCCGCGCAGTTCGTCCTCGGCTACCTCGCGCTGGTGAACGTCTCGCTCGCCGTGTTCAACATGCTCCCCGGCTTCCCGATGGACGGCGGGCGCGTCCTCCGGGCGCTCCTCGCGCGGAACCGCCCCCACGCGAAAGCAACCCAGATGGCCGCCGAGGTTGGCAAGGTGTTCGCGTTCCTGCTCGGCCTGTTCGGCCTCTTTTTCAACCTGTTTCTCGTCGCGCTCGCCTTCTTCATCTACATGGGCGCGTCCGGCGAGGCCCAACAGACGGTCCTCAAGGCGACGTTCCAGGACGTGGTCGTCCGCGACATCATGACCGGCCGCGAGAACCTCGACGTGGTCGACGAGAAGACCTCCGTCGCGGAGCTTCTCGAACGCATGTTCGTCGAGCGCCACACGGGCTACCCGGTCCTCAGGAACGGCGACCTCGTCGGCATGGTCACTCTCGACGACGCCCGCGGCGTCAAGGAGGTCGAACGCGACGCCTTCCGCGTGGACGACATCATGAGTGACGAACTGGCGACCATCACCCCCGACGCCGACGCGATGGACGCCATCGCACTCATGCAGGAACGCGGCGTGGGTCGCCTCCCGGTCGTCGATGAGGCGGGCGAACTCGTCGGTCTCGTCTCTCGGTCGGACCTCGTCACCGCCTTCAACATCATCCGCAGTCGCGGGTCGCTCGACGCCATGCCCCGCTCCGACGCCGGCCTCGCCCAACTCCGCTGA
- a CDS encoding DUF5814 domain-containing protein: MAITDKIYLKNHRQIVSQLDTNIPKRVFSGATLEILYSGEGLAKVDDATRDRLLDFAQDFLDCENSDDIYTGYPERQFIEYLLELRAQGLGPDAIVDVMSDDYMVYAYPGDVLSFLDDAVRTLESVEALADVEGNREMQDDARRAKQDLVGPR; this comes from the coding sequence GTGGCTATCACCGACAAGATTTATCTCAAAAACCACCGCCAAATCGTCTCGCAACTGGATACGAACATCCCCAAGCGCGTCTTCAGCGGTGCGACCCTCGAAATTCTCTACTCCGGCGAGGGACTCGCCAAGGTGGACGACGCCACCCGCGACCGCCTGCTCGACTTCGCGCAGGACTTCCTCGACTGCGAGAACTCCGACGACATCTACACCGGCTACCCCGAGCGCCAGTTCATCGAGTATCTGCTCGAACTCCGCGCGCAGGGGCTCGGGCCCGACGCCATCGTGGACGTGATGAGCGACGACTACATGGTGTACGCCTACCCCGGCGACGTGCTCTCGTTCCTCGACGACGCGGTCCGGACGCTCGAATCGGTCGAAGCGCTCGCGGACGTGGAAGGAAACAGAGAGATGCAGGACGACGCGCGGCGGGCGAAGCAGGACCTCGTCGGTCCTCGCTGA
- a CDS encoding molybdopterin-binding protein, with protein MQVAILTVGNELLAGDIENTNATWLARRLTEGGATVARIQTVPDDHGVITETVADWAAAFDAVLVTGGLGGTPDDITMEAVAAGLDRAFVVNDEAEAQVEATIAAILERRPDIDFDLEPEWYASMPADAEVLRNEEGLAPGCRAGNVYVLPGIPTEMKPMFESIAERFAGDAQSRECYADAPEGAVARELGVVAERFGVGVGSYPNSGGPTRIKLSGGDPAVLDEAMAWFEANATVDLYESEAAVMAARERNAGSDAPEN; from the coding sequence ATGCAGGTCGCCATCCTCACCGTCGGCAACGAACTGCTCGCGGGGGACATCGAGAACACGAACGCGACGTGGTTGGCCAGACGGCTCACCGAGGGTGGGGCGACGGTGGCGCGGATTCAGACGGTCCCCGACGACCACGGGGTCATCACCGAGACGGTCGCCGACTGGGCGGCCGCCTTCGACGCCGTGCTCGTCACCGGCGGTCTCGGCGGGACGCCGGACGACATCACCATGGAGGCCGTCGCCGCCGGTCTCGACAGGGCGTTCGTCGTCAACGACGAGGCCGAAGCGCAGGTCGAAGCGACCATCGCGGCGATTCTCGAACGCCGGCCTGACATCGACTTCGACCTCGAACCGGAGTGGTACGCGTCGATGCCCGCCGACGCCGAGGTGCTCCGGAACGAGGAGGGTCTCGCGCCCGGCTGTCGGGCGGGGAACGTCTACGTCCTGCCGGGCATCCCCACGGAGATGAAGCCGATGTTCGAGTCCATCGCCGAGCGGTTCGCGGGCGACGCGCAGTCACGGGAGTGCTACGCCGACGCGCCGGAGGGGGCCGTCGCCCGCGAACTCGGCGTCGTCGCCGAGCGGTTCGGCGTGGGCGTCGGGAGCTACCCCAACAGCGGCGGGCCGACGCGAATCAAACTCAGCGGCGGCGACCCGGCGGTCCTCGACGAAGCGATGGCGTGGTTCGAGGCGAACGCGACGGTCGACCTCTACGAGAGCGAAGCGGCTGTGATGGCGGCGCGCGAGAGAAACGCAGGGAGTGACGCACCCGAGAACTGA